From Planococcus halocryophilus, the proteins below share one genomic window:
- the coxB gene encoding cytochrome c oxidase subunit II — translation MMKGIKKWRLFALMSTLLVFLAGCGREEISTLIPAGRVAQDQFNLLILSSIIMTFVIVVVLIIFILAIVKFRRSKVGEDMIPEQVEGSAKLEFIWTAIPIVLLLILAVPTVYSTFDLADVSTMDVEAEDGNSSHLTVNVTGNLYWWEFEYPEQGIVTAQELVVPTNERVYFNLISADIKHSFWIPSIGGKLDVNPENVNTFYLEFDQESSELEDGVFYGKCAELCGPSHALMDFKVKSVDREEFDQWVTAMQAEAKPAEDALAQEGQELFEQSCIACHATSGAGTTGGVGPNLATFGDRNRVAGYLEHNEENVKKWISDPQEYKPGNLMPDPEALNNGEPFSEQQLDSLAAYLMGLSVEE, via the coding sequence ATGATGAAAGGAATTAAAAAATGGCGACTTTTCGCATTGATGTCCACGTTATTAGTATTTCTTGCGGGATGTGGACGTGAAGAGATTTCGACATTAATACCAGCAGGTAGAGTAGCTCAAGATCAATTTAACTTATTGATCTTATCATCAATTATAATGACGTTTGTTATCGTTGTTGTATTGATCATATTTATTTTAGCTATTGTTAAATTCCGCCGTTCAAAAGTGGGAGAAGACATGATTCCTGAACAAGTTGAAGGAAGTGCGAAATTAGAATTTATCTGGACGGCAATTCCAATCGTCCTTCTATTAATCCTTGCAGTTCCAACAGTTTATTCAACATTTGACTTGGCTGACGTTTCAACAATGGACGTTGAGGCGGAAGATGGTAACTCGTCTCATCTAACAGTTAACGTAACTGGTAACCTTTACTGGTGGGAATTTGAATATCCTGAACAAGGAATTGTAACTGCTCAAGAGTTGGTTGTACCGACGAATGAACGCGTATACTTTAACTTGATTTCCGCGGATATTAAACATTCATTCTGGATTCCGTCTATCGGTGGTAAATTGGATGTAAACCCTGAAAACGTCAACACTTTCTATTTAGAATTTGACCAAGAATCTTCAGAACTTGAAGATGGCGTATTCTACGGTAAATGTGCTGAGCTTTGTGGACCTTCTCACGCATTGATGGATTTCAAAGTGAAGTCAGTTGATCGTGAAGAGTTTGACCAATGGGTAACAGCAATGCAGGCAGAAGCTAAACCTGCTGAAGACGCTTTAGCTCAAGAGGGTCAAGAATTATTCGAACAAAGCTGTATCGCTTGTCACGCTACTTCGGGTGCAGGAACTACTGGAGGCGTTGGTCCTAACTTGGCAACATTTGGTGACCGTAACCGCGTTGCAGGATACTTAGAGCATAACGAAGAAAATGTTAAAAAATGGATTTCAGATCCACAAGAATACAAACCTGGTAACTTAATGCCAGATCCTGAAGCATTAAATAACGGTGAACCGTTTTCTGAACAACAGCTCGATTCTCTTGCAGCTTATTTAATGGGCTTATCAGTAGAAGAGTAG
- a CDS encoding cytochrome (ubi)quinol oxidase subunit III, with product MDINQKYTPQSWPDHPETATLEGKNKFIGFWLLLAAETVTFASLFATYLALKDKGPSGMEFSAAGLFELPLVFAMTMILLTSSLTSVYAMYHMKNYNFKAMQAWLAITVMLGLTFLGLEIYEFNHYVHLGFGYTNSAFSSAFFTLVGTHGAHVLFGLSWFIALMLRNAKRGLNMYNAPKFYLASLYWHFIDVVWVFIFTVVYLMGVIG from the coding sequence ATGGACATTAATCAAAAATATACTCCTCAATCTTGGCCTGATCATCCTGAGACGGCTACGTTAGAAGGTAAAAATAAGTTTATTGGTTTCTGGTTGCTTCTAGCTGCAGAGACAGTAACGTTTGCTTCACTTTTTGCAACATACCTTGCATTAAAAGATAAAGGGCCAAGCGGCATGGAATTTTCTGCCGCTGGACTTTTTGAACTACCACTTGTTTTTGCAATGACGATGATTCTTTTAACTTCTTCACTAACTAGTGTTTATGCAATGTACCATATGAAAAACTATAATTTTAAAGCCATGCAAGCTTGGCTAGCGATTACCGTAATGCTTGGTTTAACTTTCTTAGGCTTAGAGATTTATGAGTTTAACCACTATGTCCACTTAGGATTCGGCTATACGAATAGTGCATTCAGTTCAGCGTTCTTTACACTTGTTGGAACACACGGTGCTCACGTATTGTTTGGTCTTAGCTGGTTTATTGCATTAATGCTTCGTAACGCAAAACGTGGACTAAACATGTATAATGCACCAAAATTCTATCTTGCTTCTTTATACTGGCATTTCATTGACGTAGTTTGGGTATTCATCTTTACTGTCGTCTATTTGATGGGAGTGATCGGATAA
- a CDS encoding cytochrome c oxidase subunit I, with amino-acid sequence MSSIAQKKGFGATIWDFMTTVDHKKIAILYLMSGGFFFLVGGIEAMLIRIQLVKAGNDFLSAGTFNEVITMHGTTMIFLASMPILLAFMNAVMPLQIGARDVAFPFLNSLGFWLFFFGGIFLNLSWFMGGAPDAGWTNYASLALASEGHGIDFYALGLTISGFGTLIAGINFLVTIINMRAPGMTYMRMPLFTWTTFVASALILLAFPPLTVGLFFMIFDRLFGASFFAVEMGGNTIIWEHLFWIFGHPEVYILILPAFGIFSEIFAIFSRKRLFGYTALVFATILIGFYGFMVWAHHMFTVGLGPTANAVFALATMIIAVPTGIKIFNWLLTIWGGNISFSVPMIYAVAFIPTFVAGGVTGVMQAIAPLDYQLHDSYFIVAHFHYVIVGGVVLAILAGTHLYWPKMFGTMLSEKLGKWTFWFFFLGFHLTFFIQHFLGLMGMPRRVYTFGADQGWDLFNAISSSGAVLMATGVIILLVNVVMTIVKNERVGNDPWGDGRTLEWAIPSPPPFYNFAQTPLVRGLDTYWIEKMDGNKKGMIFAEPLGDIHMPNGSIIPFVISLGMFIASFGALYFLDGKPWALAVLIGGLVLMFGSMLLRSLKDDLGFHITKEELLEDAKGGNTDGH; translated from the coding sequence GTGAGTTCTATTGCTCAAAAAAAGGGCTTCGGCGCTACAATATGGGACTTCATGACAACGGTCGACCATAAGAAAATTGCGATTCTTTATCTCATGTCAGGAGGTTTCTTCTTCCTAGTCGGTGGTATTGAAGCAATGTTGATCCGTATCCAGTTAGTTAAAGCAGGGAATGATTTCCTAAGTGCTGGAACATTTAACGAAGTTATAACAATGCACGGTACGACTATGATTTTCTTGGCATCAATGCCGATATTATTAGCTTTCATGAACGCCGTTATGCCATTGCAAATTGGCGCACGTGATGTAGCTTTTCCATTCTTAAACTCACTTGGATTTTGGTTATTCTTCTTTGGTGGAATTTTCTTAAACCTATCTTGGTTTATGGGTGGCGCACCAGATGCAGGTTGGACGAACTACGCTTCGCTAGCACTGGCATCAGAAGGTCATGGTATTGATTTTTATGCACTAGGATTAACGATATCTGGTTTTGGTACATTAATCGCAGGGATTAACTTTCTTGTAACGATTATTAATATGCGTGCGCCAGGTATGACTTACATGAGAATGCCATTGTTCACATGGACAACTTTTGTTGCTTCCGCTTTGATCTTATTGGCATTCCCACCACTTACAGTGGGACTTTTCTTCATGATCTTTGATCGTTTGTTCGGTGCAAGTTTCTTTGCAGTTGAAATGGGCGGTAACACGATTATTTGGGAACATTTATTCTGGATTTTCGGTCACCCTGAAGTTTACATTTTGATTTTACCAGCTTTCGGTATTTTCTCTGAAATCTTTGCAATCTTCTCTCGTAAACGTCTTTTCGGATACACTGCACTTGTTTTCGCTACAATCCTAATCGGTTTTTACGGATTCATGGTTTGGGCTCACCATATGTTCACAGTCGGCTTAGGGCCAACAGCTAACGCAGTATTTGCTTTAGCGACAATGATCATTGCTGTTCCAACAGGTATTAAGATCTTTAACTGGTTATTAACTATTTGGGGTGGGAACATCTCGTTTTCAGTACCAATGATTTATGCTGTAGCTTTCATTCCTACTTTCGTAGCGGGTGGGGTAACAGGGGTTATGCAAGCAATCGCACCTTTGGATTATCAATTGCATGATTCTTACTTTATCGTAGCTCACTTCCATTACGTTATTGTCGGTGGTGTTGTATTGGCGATTTTAGCAGGTACACATTTATACTGGCCAAAAATGTTTGGAACGATGCTTAGTGAAAAATTAGGGAAATGGACATTCTGGTTCTTCTTCCTTGGATTCCATTTAACATTCTTTATTCAGCATTTCTTGGGCTTAATGGGTATGCCACGTCGCGTTTATACGTTCGGAGCTGACCAAGGTTGGGATTTATTCAACGCAATCAGTTCGTCTGGTGCAGTATTGATGGCGACTGGTGTCATTATTCTTCTTGTAAACGTTGTGATGACAATCGTTAAAAATGAGCGTGTCGGCAATGACCCATGGGGCGATGGCCGTACATTAGAATGGGCAATTCCATCTCCCCCGCCATTTTATAACTTTGCACAAACACCATTAGTTCGTGGACTTGACACGTACTGGATCGAAAAAATGGATGGCAATAAAAAAGGTATGATCTTCGCTGAACCTCTTGGCGATATTCACATGCCAAATGGTTCAATTATTCCTTTCGTAATTTCGCTAGGAATGTTTATCGCATCATTCGGAGCACTATATTTCTTAGACGGCAAGCCTTGGGCATTAGCAGTATTGATCGGCGGATTAGTATTAATGTTCGGTTCAATGCTACTACGTTCGTTGAAAGATGACTTAGGCTTTCACATTACAAAAGAAGAATTACTAGAAGATGCGAAAGGAGGCAACACAGATGGACATTAA
- a CDS encoding COX15/CtaA family protein, with protein MDVEKFSIEKVGGILQQNRYIKWFAVAATIGMLLILLGGALVTKTDSGMGCGRNWPDCNGKLIPDNITTEVLIEFSHRLVTGVVGLLIVILAVWAWRKFGHVRETKFLAIMAVFFLVLQALIGAAQVLWGQGDFILALHFGISLLSFASILLLTLLIFEVDRKFDADRLQIGKKLRFHTIGVALYSYIVVYTGALVRHTDSSLICSDWPLCRNDDFALPSNMYEWVQMGHRAAAGLIVIWLGYIAWHAIKHYKDQRVIYWGWTIAFIIVLLQATTGMLVVLTKLNLVVALLHSLLISMLFGLLCYMVLLVSRSRIKKNSK; from the coding sequence ATGGACGTTGAAAAGTTTTCTATAGAAAAAGTAGGTGGTATTTTGCAGCAAAATAGATATATAAAATGGTTTGCCGTTGCGGCTACTATAGGCATGTTGTTAATACTTCTTGGTGGAGCCCTTGTTACTAAGACCGACAGCGGTATGGGATGTGGACGAAATTGGCCAGATTGTAATGGGAAATTAATTCCAGACAATATTACAACGGAAGTGTTAATCGAATTTTCTCATCGTCTGGTCACTGGCGTCGTTGGTCTATTAATCGTGATTCTGGCTGTATGGGCTTGGAGAAAGTTCGGACATGTTCGAGAAACAAAATTCCTTGCTATTATGGCTGTATTCTTTTTAGTCTTACAAGCATTAATAGGGGCAGCGCAGGTGCTATGGGGACAAGGTGACTTTATCCTCGCCCTTCACTTCGGTATTTCCTTACTATCGTTTGCCTCTATATTATTATTGACACTTCTAATTTTTGAAGTAGACCGGAAGTTTGATGCAGATCGTTTGCAAATCGGTAAAAAATTACGTTTCCATACAATTGGTGTCGCTTTATATTCTTACATTGTGGTTTATACGGGCGCATTAGTTCGGCATACGGATTCCAGTCTGATTTGTTCTGATTGGCCATTATGTCGAAACGACGATTTTGCATTGCCTAGCAATATGTACGAATGGGTGCAAATGGGTCACCGTGCAGCAGCCGGTTTGATCGTCATTTGGCTAGGCTATATTGCTTGGCACGCTATTAAGCATTATAAAGATCAACGTGTTATTTACTGGGGTTGGACAATAGCTTTCATAATCGTTCTTCTTCAAGCAACAACAGGTATGCTAGTTGTATTGACAAAACTAAACTTAGTTGTCGCGCTACTCCATTCGTTGCTAATTTCAATGCTGTTTGGCTTGTTATGTTATATGGTATTGTTGGTATCTCGAAGTCGAATAAAAAAAAATTCTAAATAA
- the pyc gene encoding pyruvate carboxylase yields the protein MKKIDKILVANRGEIAIRVFRACTELKIQTVAIYSQEDSGSFHRYKADESYLVGKGKKPIDAYLDIEDIIRIAKDSNVDAIHPGYGFLSENVHFARRCEEEEIVFIGPTSQHLDMFGDKVKARTQAIAAGIPVIPGTDGPVESLEEVEEFSKTAGFPLMIKASLGGGGRGMRIVRSHEELASSYERAKSEAKAAFGSDEMYVEKFVEKPKHIEVQILGDSEGNVIHLYERDCSIQRRHQKVVEIAPSNSISNELRNEICDAAVKLMKNIDYINAGTVEFLVANNEFYFIEVNPRIQVEHTITEMITGIDIVHAQIHIARGHMIHSEEIGIPQQSEIPLFGFAIQSRVTTEDPLNDFMPDAGKLMVYRSGGGFGVRLDAGNGFQGAIISPYYDSLLVKVSTWALTFKEAAAKMDRNLQEFRIRGIKTNIPFLENVVKHKNFIKGEFDTSFIDTTPELFIFPVRQDRGTKLLSYIGNVTVNGFPGIEKKNKPIHTAPRKPEVDLLAPAPNGTKQIFDSQGAEGLTKWIHEQKEVLITDTTFRDAHQSLLATRVRSHDLFEIAKETARLQHDLFSLEMWGGATFDVSYRFLKEDPWERLIKLRKDIPNVLFQMLFRGANAVGYKNYPDNVIREFVRKSGDAGIDVFRIFDSLNWIKGMEVAIDEVRQSGKIAEAAICYTGDILDPSRDKYTVQYYKDMAKELEAAGAHILAIKDMAGLLKPEAAYRLVSELKDTVSLPIHLHTHDTSGNGIYMYSKAIEAGVDIVDTALGSMAGLTSQPSASSLHYAMSGGNREIRSDVKNLEKMSHYWEDVRKYYVDFESGMNSPHSEIYEHEMPGGQYSNLQQQAKAVGLGLRWEEVKSMYSRVNMLFGDVVKVTPSSKVVGDMALFMVQNELDEETVISRGKTIDFPESVIEFFEGYIGQPHGGFPEELQKVILKEREPITVRPGELLEPADFDEIKKTLYDKLERPLTSHEILAYALYPKVFDEYTATNIQFGNVSVLDTLTFLYGMRLGEEIEVEIEKGKTLMVKMVSIGEPQKDGTRIIYFELNGQPREVSIQDMTVEADSTAKPKANPTNESHIAATMPGTVLKVLTEKGTKVKRGDHLLVTEAMKMETTVQAPFDGTIQDIHVVASDGISTGDLLIEMEKK from the coding sequence GTAGATGCAATTCATCCTGGCTACGGCTTTTTATCGGAAAATGTCCATTTTGCAAGACGTTGTGAAGAAGAAGAGATTGTTTTTATCGGTCCGACTTCGCAACATTTGGATATGTTCGGTGATAAAGTTAAAGCACGTACTCAAGCAATTGCGGCTGGTATTCCGGTTATTCCAGGTACAGATGGCCCAGTTGAGTCTTTAGAGGAAGTTGAAGAATTCAGTAAAACAGCAGGTTTTCCATTAATGATTAAAGCATCTCTTGGCGGCGGTGGCCGCGGAATGCGTATTGTCAGATCTCATGAAGAATTAGCATCCTCTTACGAACGTGCAAAATCTGAAGCAAAAGCTGCTTTTGGTTCAGATGAAATGTATGTTGAAAAATTCGTCGAAAAACCTAAACATATTGAAGTTCAAATTTTAGGCGATTCAGAAGGAAACGTCATCCATTTGTATGAAAGAGATTGTTCAATTCAACGCCGTCATCAAAAAGTTGTAGAAATTGCCCCTTCAAACTCAATTAGTAACGAATTGCGCAACGAAATTTGTGATGCCGCAGTTAAATTAATGAAAAATATCGACTACATAAATGCCGGCACTGTCGAATTTCTTGTAGCCAACAACGAATTTTACTTTATTGAAGTAAATCCACGTATTCAAGTCGAACACACGATTACAGAAATGATTACCGGAATTGATATTGTCCATGCACAAATCCATATTGCTAGAGGACATATGATTCACAGTGAAGAAATAGGGATCCCACAACAAAGTGAAATTCCATTATTTGGTTTCGCAATTCAGTCGCGTGTAACTACTGAAGATCCATTAAATGATTTTATGCCTGATGCTGGAAAGCTAATGGTTTATCGTTCAGGTGGTGGATTTGGCGTACGTTTGGATGCAGGAAATGGTTTCCAAGGAGCAATAATCTCACCTTATTATGATTCACTATTAGTGAAAGTTTCAACTTGGGCATTAACGTTCAAGGAAGCTGCAGCTAAGATGGACCGTAACTTGCAAGAATTCCGAATCCGTGGGATTAAAACAAATATTCCATTTTTAGAAAATGTGGTAAAACATAAGAACTTTATAAAAGGCGAATTTGATACAAGCTTTATCGATACAACGCCAGAATTGTTTATATTCCCAGTGAGACAAGACCGTGGGACTAAGTTATTGAGCTATATCGGTAACGTAACGGTCAACGGTTTCCCGGGAATTGAGAAGAAAAACAAACCAATCCATACGGCTCCACGTAAACCAGAAGTGGATTTATTAGCTCCGGCACCAAATGGTACGAAGCAGATTTTCGATTCACAAGGAGCAGAAGGATTAACTAAATGGATTCACGAACAAAAAGAGGTATTGATCACAGACACTACATTCCGCGATGCGCATCAATCGTTGCTTGCTACACGGGTTCGCTCGCATGATTTGTTTGAAATTGCGAAAGAAACTGCACGTTTGCAACATGATTTGTTTTCTCTTGAAATGTGGGGAGGCGCCACTTTTGACGTGTCTTACAGATTCTTAAAAGAAGACCCTTGGGAACGTTTGATCAAACTTCGAAAAGATATTCCAAATGTGTTGTTCCAAATGTTGTTCCGCGGTGCAAATGCGGTAGGTTATAAAAATTATCCAGATAATGTCATTCGTGAATTTGTCCGTAAATCGGGAGATGCAGGAATCGATGTATTCCGTATTTTCGATAGTTTAAACTGGATCAAAGGTATGGAAGTGGCGATTGATGAAGTTCGTCAATCTGGCAAAATCGCAGAAGCAGCGATTTGTTACACAGGAGATATATTAGATCCGAGTCGAGACAAATACACGGTGCAATATTATAAAGATATGGCAAAAGAATTAGAAGCAGCAGGCGCACATATTTTAGCGATTAAAGATATGGCAGGTCTGTTAAAACCAGAAGCGGCTTATCGTTTAGTATCTGAACTTAAAGATACCGTGTCATTGCCAATTCACCTTCATACACATGATACAAGTGGTAACGGAATTTATATGTACTCGAAAGCGATTGAAGCAGGAGTGGATATCGTTGATACAGCTCTTGGGTCGATGGCAGGTCTTACATCACAACCAAGTGCAAGTTCCCTTCATTACGCGATGAGTGGTGGAAACCGTGAAATTCGATCAGATGTGAAAAACCTCGAAAAAATGTCTCATTATTGGGAAGATGTTCGTAAATACTATGTTGATTTTGAAAGCGGCATGAATAGCCCGCATTCAGAGATTTATGAACATGAAATGCCAGGTGGACAGTACAGCAATCTCCAACAACAAGCAAAAGCTGTAGGGTTAGGATTGCGCTGGGAAGAAGTTAAATCGATGTATTCTCGCGTTAACATGTTATTCGGAGATGTTGTGAAAGTAACACCTTCTTCAAAAGTAGTCGGAGACATGGCATTGTTCATGGTGCAAAATGAGCTAGATGAAGAAACGGTCATTTCTCGTGGGAAAACAATTGACTTCCCAGAATCCGTTATCGAATTCTTTGAAGGATATATCGGCCAGCCACATGGTGGATTCCCAGAAGAGTTGCAGAAAGTCATCTTGAAAGAACGTGAGCCAATTACCGTTCGTCCAGGTGAACTCTTAGAGCCAGCAGATTTCGATGAAATCAAAAAGACTTTGTACGATAAATTAGAACGTCCTTTAACAAGCCATGAAATTTTAGCTTACGCGCTATATCCGAAAGTATTCGATGAATATACAGCTACCAATATTCAATTTGGTAATGTGTCCGTTTTAGATACATTGACATTCTTATACGGAATGAGATTAGGCGAAGAAATCGAAGTTGAAATTGAAAAAGGCAAAACTTTGATGGTTAAGATGGTTTCCATAGGTGAACCGCAAAAAGACGGAACGCGCATCATCTACTTCGAGCTAAACGGTCAACCTCGTGAAGTAAGCATTCAAGATATGACAGTAGAAGCGGATAGCACGGCTAAACCGAAAGCAAATCCGACAAACGAAAGTCATATTGCGGCAACCATGCCAGGTACTGTGTTAAAAGTGCTCACAGAAAAAGGAACCAAAGTAAAACGTGGCGATCATTTACTCGTGACAGAAGCCATGAAAATGGAAACGACTGTTCAAGCGCCATTTGATGGAACGATTCAAGATATCCATGTAGTTGCCAGTGATGGCATTTCAACAGGTGATCTGTTGATAGAAATGGAGAAAAAATAA
- the cyoE gene encoding heme o synthase, producing the protein MSNGRAMSADAHEEPEASTFLKDFLALIKIGIVNSNLITVFTGLWLAFQFSNRHFLNELDILVYTIFGSALIIAGSAAMNNYIDTDIDPLMESKKGRPTVTGRFKPSAVLALAISFIVIGEIFLFSASVSAGVLGIAGVFAYVILYSMWSKRRYVSNTIVGSISGAIPPLIGWAAVEPTLGVGAWALFLIMFIWQPPHFYALAMKRTEEYRAANIPMLPVIKGFHRTKKSMLAWVVMLFPLPFLLMELGTGFIILATLLNIGWLVLAIRGFKAKDDLKWAKTMFIYSLNYMTILFVSMIIFAVFI; encoded by the coding sequence ATGTCAAATGGCCGGGCAATGTCTGCAGATGCACACGAAGAACCGGAAGCGTCAACATTTCTTAAAGACTTTTTGGCACTTATCAAAATTGGAATTGTCAATTCTAATTTAATTACAGTCTTTACAGGTTTGTGGCTCGCATTTCAGTTTTCCAACAGACATTTTCTTAACGAGCTGGATATCCTTGTCTACACCATTTTCGGTTCAGCGCTGATTATTGCAGGATCTGCAGCGATGAATAACTATATTGATACGGATATAGATCCTTTAATGGAAAGTAAGAAAGGGCGTCCGACAGTAACAGGAAGATTCAAGCCATCAGCTGTCCTGGCACTAGCTATTTCTTTCATCGTTATAGGCGAAATATTTTTGTTCTCCGCTTCTGTATCGGCTGGTGTATTAGGGATTGCTGGAGTTTTTGCTTATGTTATTTTATATTCCATGTGGTCAAAAAGACGTTATGTCAGCAATACGATTGTTGGAAGCATCTCTGGTGCAATACCACCACTAATCGGATGGGCTGCAGTGGAACCGACACTTGGAGTGGGTGCTTGGGCATTATTCCTTATTATGTTCATTTGGCAGCCACCGCATTTTTATGCTTTGGCTATGAAGAGAACGGAAGAGTATCGGGCAGCGAATATTCCTATGCTACCGGTAATAAAAGGTTTTCACAGAACAAAGAAATCGATGCTTGCATGGGTTGTAATGCTTTTCCCTCTGCCATTCTTATTAATGGAACTTGGGACAGGCTTCATCATCTTAGCTACACTTTTAAATATCGGGTGGTTAGTATTGGCTATTCGAGGATTTAAAGCGAAAGATGATTTGAAATGGGCGAAGACAATGTTTATTTATTCATTGAACTATATGACCATTCTATTTGTTTCGATGATCATTTTTGCTGTTTTCATCTAA